A part of Maridesulfovibrio hydrothermalis AM13 = DSM 14728 genomic DNA contains:
- a CDS encoding flagellar biosynthesis protein FlhF, which produces MRVKTFRGSSTAAVFAEIKAEFGDNAVILSNKTTEELGRKIHEIMVGVDNQKETASIPETREDVIGDAMNSIPDWNQEWNQIKGHMMALLKPQMNMNLLAPRQRLALEYLEREGVESNVILDLFQQLRGDKSKAILPELEKIAPVRPFEKDIWKEKFHAMSGPHGAGKTSTIIRLALKEKKENPTTRICLVSADQGQGKGRLVLRHYADLSGIEFKEIASREDFARLIGECHNFDRIFLDLPGMSANAELEGWMAACGMHGPCDIAVHLVLNPYYAPAQYNAFLKKYKSPKLKSLIWTKLDESCNYGALVNTAYESGLPVSLLSYGSGLRNTMKPATERDFWRLIFKHQLPAKDKVEFAKAI; this is translated from the coding sequence ATGCGGGTAAAAACATTCAGAGGAAGCAGTACAGCAGCGGTCTTCGCCGAAATTAAAGCAGAATTCGGCGACAATGCCGTGATCCTCAGCAATAAGACGACTGAAGAGCTTGGCCGTAAGATTCACGAGATCATGGTTGGTGTTGATAACCAGAAAGAAACTGCATCTATTCCAGAAACCAGAGAGGATGTCATCGGCGATGCCATGAACAGCATACCTGACTGGAATCAGGAATGGAACCAGATCAAAGGCCATATGATGGCCCTCCTAAAGCCGCAGATGAACATGAACCTGCTGGCCCCGCGCCAACGCCTTGCACTTGAATACCTTGAACGTGAAGGGGTTGAAAGCAACGTCATACTCGACCTGTTCCAGCAGCTCAGAGGAGACAAGTCCAAAGCAATCCTTCCCGAACTTGAAAAGATTGCCCCTGTACGCCCTTTTGAAAAAGACATCTGGAAAGAAAAATTTCATGCAATGAGCGGCCCTCACGGCGCGGGCAAGACCTCAACAATTATCAGGCTGGCCCTAAAAGAAAAAAAAGAAAATCCGACCACCCGTATCTGTCTGGTGTCCGCTGATCAGGGACAGGGGAAAGGACGTCTGGTACTACGCCACTATGCTGATCTTTCAGGAATTGAGTTCAAAGAAATTGCGTCAAGAGAAGATTTTGCAAGACTTATCGGTGAATGCCACAATTTTGACAGAATCTTTCTAGACCTGCCCGGCATGTCCGCCAATGCAGAACTTGAAGGCTGGATGGCAGCCTGCGGGATGCACGGTCCTTGCGATATAGCCGTGCATCTGGTGCTGAACCCGTACTATGCCCCGGCCCAATACAATGCATTCCTGAAAAAGTATAAATCTCCAAAGCTCAAAAGTCTGATCTGGACCAAACTAGATGAATCCTGCAACTACGGAGCACTGGTCAACACAGCTTATGAAAGCGGCCTGCCCGTATCTCTGCTCTCCTACGGTTCAGGGCTTAGAAACACTATGAAACCTGCAACCGAAAGAGATTTCTGGAGACTGATCTTCAAGCATCAGCTTCCGGCAAAAGACAAAGTAGAATTTGCAAAAGCCATTTAG